One part of the Ignavibacteriales bacterium genome encodes these proteins:
- a CDS encoding sugar phosphate nucleotidyltransferase, producing MPNEQKPGSKREIAAVIMAAGQGKRMKDPSRAKVMYELNNKPMIHYVVDLAGQLGASAIVVVVGHQRQIVIDYLAGNHPSVSCAIQEPQRGTGHAVMQSAAALDTFRGDVLVLSGDVPLLTKRTMENLMRHHVDTGAVATILTSKMKDPTGYGRIIRNPDGSVKKIVEHRDASEEERTIAEINSGIYVFDKEKLFDGLNHITPDNAQNEYYLTDVFEYFWQQRWTVSALVAEHEDEIHGINTFDQLEQARGILNARPGDQ from the coding sequence ATGCCGAATGAACAGAAACCCGGATCGAAAAGAGAAATCGCCGCAGTGATCATGGCCGCCGGACAGGGAAAAAGGATGAAGGACCCTTCCCGGGCCAAGGTGATGTACGAATTGAACAACAAACCGATGATCCACTACGTCGTCGATCTTGCCGGCCAACTGGGCGCCTCCGCAATTGTCGTTGTCGTGGGTCATCAGCGTCAAATCGTGATCGACTATCTGGCGGGAAACCACCCCTCCGTATCGTGTGCAATCCAGGAACCTCAGCGGGGGACAGGTCACGCCGTGATGCAGTCCGCTGCTGCGCTTGACACGTTCAGAGGCGATGTGCTCGTATTGTCAGGGGATGTGCCGCTCCTGACAAAACGAACGATGGAGAACCTCATGCGGCATCATGTTGACACTGGTGCCGTTGCGACGATTCTCACGTCTAAGATGAAGGATCCGACAGGCTATGGGCGCATCATTCGCAATCCCGACGGTTCTGTCAAGAAGATTGTCGAGCATCGGGACGCGTCGGAGGAGGAAAGAACGATTGCGGAAATCAATTCCGGGATTTATGTGTTTGATAAAGAGAAGCTGTTTGACGGTCTGAATCACATTACACCCGACAACGCTCAGAACGAGTACTATCTGACCGACGTGTTCGAGTATTTCTGGCAGCAACGTTGGACCGTTTCTGCGTTGGTGGCAGAGCATGAGGATGAAATCCACGGCATTAATACGTTTGACCAGCTCGAGCAGGCAAGGGGGATTCTGAATGCACGGCCTGGTGATCAATAG
- a CDS encoding LytR C-terminal domain-containing protein, which yields MVNETEQPLNTPELPPEEGQAQPAPSKPKKRRFRTSWKGIGGNGLILAFAVIVIFFIWSFVNRMFIDPPVKPETVQGGTAHTIQLDVLNGSGVPKLSQKFTDYLRARGFDVVETGNYKDSKVENTRVLDRTGHQEAAQQVAEALGVPKTAVVQQIDRNAYLDVTVVIGKDFRLLKPFK from the coding sequence ATGGTGAACGAGACCGAGCAACCGCTGAATACTCCTGAGCTTCCTCCCGAAGAGGGACAAGCCCAGCCGGCTCCGTCGAAGCCGAAGAAACGCCGCTTCCGCACGAGTTGGAAGGGTATCGGAGGCAATGGACTCATTCTGGCTTTTGCAGTGATCGTGATTTTCTTTATCTGGTCATTCGTGAACAGGATGTTCATCGATCCTCCCGTCAAACCGGAAACGGTACAAGGGGGGACAGCGCACACGATTCAGCTCGACGTGCTCAATGGGTCAGGAGTTCCGAAGCTCAGTCAGAAATTTACAGACTATCTTCGTGCGCGCGGATTCGATGTTGTGGAGACGGGAAACTACAAGGATTCCAAGGTCGAGAACACGCGCGTCCTTGACCGCACCGGACACCAGGAGGCAGCCCAGCAGGTAGCCGAGGCTCTTGGTGTTCCCAAAACCGCCGTCGTGCAGCAAATTGACCGCAATGCGTATCTTGATGTCACAGTGGTAATCGGGAAAGACTTCCGGTTACTCAAACCGTTCAAATAA
- the rocF gene encoding arginase → MKIHIIGVPMDLGAGRRGVDMGPSAIRIAAVAERLRSLGHTVVDEGDIPTTVPELQPLYNEKLKYLPEVVRACTLLASKVEKVSRAGGVPLVLGGDHSIAMGTIAGVAAEARRTGKKLGVLWIDAHGDFNTNKSSPSGNIHGMPLSASVGIGAPELTSIGGDYRKVDPKRVVLIAIRDLDEAEKKAIGQHGVTIFTMEDIDKEGMSVVMGRALRKLKGMDLLHVSLDLDALDPELAPGVGTPVKGGLNYREAHLLMETLSVQGKMTSMEVVEVNPILDDRNRSAEIAVELVSSAFGKRII, encoded by the coding sequence ATGAAGATCCACATCATTGGCGTACCGATGGACTTGGGTGCTGGGCGGCGGGGGGTCGACATGGGCCCGTCTGCAATACGCATCGCTGCGGTCGCGGAACGTCTCCGTTCACTGGGACACACCGTCGTTGATGAAGGAGATATTCCCACCACCGTTCCTGAGCTGCAACCGCTCTACAATGAGAAACTGAAGTACCTCCCCGAAGTCGTGCGTGCCTGCACGCTCCTCGCATCGAAAGTCGAAAAAGTCTCGCGCGCCGGCGGAGTCCCGTTGGTACTTGGCGGGGACCACTCCATCGCCATGGGAACCATCGCGGGCGTGGCGGCAGAAGCGCGTCGCACGGGGAAGAAGCTCGGCGTTCTTTGGATCGACGCCCACGGGGACTTCAATACAAACAAATCATCTCCTTCCGGGAACATCCACGGTATGCCACTCTCCGCATCGGTCGGCATCGGCGCGCCGGAGCTCACTTCCATCGGCGGGGATTACCGCAAGGTGGATCCCAAACGCGTGGTGCTCATCGCAATCAGGGATCTCGACGAGGCCGAGAAGAAGGCCATCGGACAGCATGGCGTCACCATTTTCACGATGGAAGATATTGACAAAGAAGGCATGTCGGTCGTGATGGGGCGGGCTCTTCGCAAGCTGAAAGGGATGGACCTGCTGCACGTCAGTCTCGATCTTGACGCACTGGATCCCGAACTGGCGCCGGGAGTCGGCACGCCGGTAAAAGGCGGGTTGAACTATCGCGAGGCCCATTTACTCATGGAAACCCTGTCTGTCCAGGGGAAAATGACGTCGATGGAGGTTGTCGAGGTGAACCCGATCCTTGACGATAGAAACCGGTCAGCCGAGATCGCAGTTGAACTTGTCTCCTCCGCTTTTGGAAAGAGGATAATCTGA
- a CDS encoding Wzz/FepE/Etk N-terminal domain-containing protein, with protein sequence MKSKQTEPLGDQTNRPVTNQPETDGPRPLGTALLDFFAVITKWRKLITRTVFIITVIAVAVGLLSPKWYKATASVFPAEKADMFAGLEGISSLVKSISPGRALSGLAGSSEMDRYRAILTSESALLKVIERFDLTKVYEITNYPREKTIKELLSNVGFEVAEEGNLQIIVYDTDPQRAADMANYFVHVLNETNSQLQVQNARSNRLFVETRYHKNLADLKGAEDSLKAFQQKYGVIALPEQLEASIKAMAEIYGKMEVQDVGLTVLRQTVAKDHPSIRAAEIELDAMRNKIRQLNNGTAGAPGDVSVLVPFKQAPRLGTAYVRLYREVEIQYKILQFVTPLYEQAKVEEQRATPSVIVLDSAQVPERKAKPKVSLYGFLAMVISTIVVLGIVFAIEGVQKLEALDPDRFKSLWSTMRTDWFGLRWTRKAKR encoded by the coding sequence ATGAAATCAAAACAGACAGAACCACTCGGCGATCAGACGAACCGTCCCGTGACGAATCAGCCCGAGACGGATGGTCCCCGGCCGCTTGGCACGGCATTGCTGGACTTTTTCGCGGTCATTACCAAATGGCGGAAGCTGATCACCCGAACGGTCTTCATTATCACTGTCATCGCTGTCGCGGTCGGATTGCTTAGCCCTAAGTGGTATAAGGCCACCGCGTCGGTGTTCCCGGCTGAGAAAGCAGATATGTTTGCCGGACTGGAGGGGATCTCATCCCTGGTGAAATCCATTTCGCCCGGCCGGGCGCTATCGGGGCTGGCCGGATCTTCAGAGATGGATCGGTACCGGGCCATCCTGACAAGCGAAAGCGCTCTCCTCAAAGTGATCGAGCGGTTTGACCTTACTAAAGTGTACGAGATTACGAACTACCCGCGGGAAAAGACGATCAAAGAGCTGCTCTCCAACGTCGGCTTTGAGGTCGCAGAGGAAGGCAACCTGCAGATTATCGTGTACGATACGGATCCGCAGCGGGCGGCAGATATGGCGAACTACTTTGTGCATGTTCTGAACGAGACCAATTCGCAACTTCAGGTCCAGAACGCTCGCTCAAACCGACTGTTCGTTGAAACCCGGTACCACAAGAACCTCGCAGACCTGAAGGGGGCGGAAGATTCCCTGAAAGCGTTCCAGCAGAAATATGGCGTCATCGCTCTCCCGGAGCAATTGGAAGCGTCCATCAAGGCGATGGCGGAGATTTACGGTAAGATGGAGGTGCAGGATGTCGGGCTCACCGTTCTCCGGCAGACTGTTGCCAAGGATCACCCGAGCATACGCGCTGCTGAAATCGAGCTCGACGCCATGCGGAACAAGATTCGTCAACTGAACAACGGAACAGCCGGAGCGCCCGGAGATGTGAGCGTCCTGGTTCCTTTCAAACAAGCTCCGCGGCTCGGAACTGCCTATGTGCGGCTCTACCGAGAAGTCGAGATTCAGTACAAGATTCTGCAATTCGTGACTCCGCTTTATGAGCAGGCCAAGGTTGAAGAGCAGAGGGCCACCCCCTCCGTGATCGTGCTCGACTCTGCCCAGGTTCCAGAGAGGAAGGCGAAGCCTAAAGTATCGCTCTACGGCTTCCTGGCCATGGTTATTTCGACCATCGTCGTGTTGGGCATCGTTTTCGCGATCGAAGGTGTGCAGAAGCTGGAGGCGCTCGATCCGGATCGGTTCAAGTCCTTGTGGTCGACTATGCGAACTGACTGGTTCGGCCTGAGATGGACACGAAAAGCCAAGAGATAG
- the wecB gene encoding UDP-N-acetylglucosamine 2-epimerase (non-hydrolyzing): MKTIISIVGARPNFMKVAPLHKAFQQYSDSVRHLIVHTGQHYDDAMSKVFFDDLELPHPDFYLGVGSGTHAEQTSKVMLGVERVLTEQKPDLVIVVGDVNSTVAASLVSVKMGIPVAHVEAGLRSFDRTMPEEINRMLTDVVSEFLFVSEPSGLHNLRREGVAENKIFYVGNVMIDSLVHYRQKAARLSTLDQFKVKQKQFTLVTLHRPSNVDTEEGLGKIVSFFEQLASRTSIVFPVHPRTRKMLERFGLGGHAGRIPNLVITDPLGYLDFLCLMDQAQLVVTDSGGIQEETTYLGVPCLTLRENTERPSTTEVGTNELCGLDVTKIVQKSLDVFDGRPKKGRIPELWDGHAAQRIAEIILKKI; this comes from the coding sequence GTGAAAACCATCATCAGCATCGTCGGGGCAAGGCCGAACTTCATGAAGGTCGCCCCTTTGCATAAGGCATTCCAGCAGTATTCGGATTCCGTCCGCCACCTGATCGTGCACACCGGTCAGCACTATGATGACGCGATGTCGAAGGTATTCTTCGACGACCTCGAACTGCCGCACCCTGATTTCTACCTCGGCGTCGGATCAGGCACGCACGCCGAGCAGACATCGAAGGTGATGCTGGGAGTGGAACGAGTACTGACGGAGCAAAAACCGGACCTCGTGATCGTGGTGGGTGATGTGAACTCCACCGTCGCCGCGAGCCTCGTCAGCGTGAAAATGGGCATTCCCGTCGCGCACGTCGAAGCAGGACTGAGGAGTTTTGACCGGACGATGCCGGAAGAAATCAACCGGATGCTGACGGACGTAGTCTCCGAGTTCCTGTTCGTCAGTGAGCCCAGCGGTCTCCACAACCTGCGCAGGGAAGGAGTAGCAGAGAACAAGATATTCTACGTCGGGAATGTGATGATCGATTCCCTCGTTCACTACCGCCAGAAAGCTGCTCGCCTTTCGACATTGGATCAATTCAAGGTTAAACAAAAACAGTTTACGCTTGTGACACTCCACCGGCCCAGCAACGTGGACACAGAGGAAGGGCTCGGCAAGATTGTCAGCTTCTTCGAACAGCTCGCAAGCCGGACATCGATTGTATTCCCTGTCCACCCAAGGACCCGGAAAATGCTCGAGCGTTTCGGCCTCGGAGGACATGCCGGGAGAATACCAAACCTTGTCATTACGGATCCTCTCGGATATCTTGATTTCTTGTGCCTGATGGATCAGGCGCAGCTGGTCGTGACAGATTCCGGGGGAATTCAGGAGGAAACGACCTATCTCGGTGTGCCTTGCCTTACGCTGCGGGAAAATACAGAACGCCCCAGCACGACAGAAGTAGGGACGAATGAGCTTTGCGGTCTCGATGTGACGAAGATCGTACAGAAGAGTCTCGATGTGTTCGATGGGCGGCCGAAGAAAGGCCGGATACCCGAACTGTGGGACGGCCACGCGGCTCAAAGGATTGCAGAAATCATTTTGAAGAAAATCTAA
- the rsfS gene encoding ribosome silencing factor has translation MTSRTLAKKIAEFAHSRKASDVLLMDLRKLRAPADFFVVCSADSDTHARAISDAVRVGTEGIGISLWHSEGYRSLSWVLLDYSDVVVHVFKKDVRPFYNLERLWGDATLIPVEDTPPAARAKGRVPAKRKSPASGRRTKKTPS, from the coding sequence TTGACCTCAAGAACTCTTGCCAAGAAAATTGCAGAGTTTGCTCATTCCAGAAAAGCTTCTGACGTTCTCTTGATGGATTTGCGAAAACTGAGGGCGCCGGCCGATTTCTTTGTCGTTTGCTCGGCGGACTCGGACACGCATGCCAGGGCCATTTCAGATGCCGTACGAGTGGGTACGGAGGGAATTGGTATTTCCTTGTGGCACTCGGAAGGGTATCGGTCCCTCTCGTGGGTACTTCTCGACTATTCTGATGTCGTGGTGCATGTATTCAAGAAAGACGTGCGCCCGTTCTACAACCTGGAGCGTCTCTGGGGGGATGCAACACTGATCCCCGTCGAGGACACTCCTCCCGCGGCGCGGGCTAAGGGCCGCGTTCCGGCAAAGCGTAAAAGTCCGGCCTCAGGCCGCCGAACGAAGAAAACTCCATCGTGA
- a CDS encoding SLBB domain-containing protein has translation MNIRATISIVVCLCFCLGFSQAQEKNGSVWDQAKTKSSQSDQKEKDDSGPKLTGIPMEGPIDPTQYVVGPFDIFALTFWGVPPMEYTIAVTPEGTLLIPTVGEVRVADATLAVAKKRVAEAVEKKYLRGAVSMTLVRPRSLIVTLRGAVSRPGQYIASAIERVEKIILQAASNVSTPNTTFSIPALTPSGLPVFQDDYRVPRISAKSELDEQTSVRNIRLIRRSGDTLRVDIPKYYATLDNRYNPFLVDGDLIVVPSKTLSTNFVSVHGAVNSPGRYEFVQGDSLVGILQIAQGTLETADRHSVTIYRSDRVTEKGTELIVDLDAVLNKTAPDLALQRGDRVLVPHQADRRRDFYVTVAGEVNSPGDYPITRQGTKLSQIIKGAGGLSNRAFPSGSVLWRKDEKYTIPDVAQLEYLTFLRAHQFDLVDSTYFFLDLKVGRQPVVVNFKQLLLENDTTCDVTLRHGDFLYIASNERSVLVQGQVSNPGYLAFVPGADYKYYIKKAGDYQQYADEGEVRIIKEGTTSWFKPGDTTIEPGDRVWVPKEVKRNFWAYFGIVRDVVSVVISVATLIYISRK, from the coding sequence ATGAACATCCGCGCAACGATCTCGATTGTCGTCTGCCTGTGTTTCTGCCTGGGGTTCAGTCAGGCGCAGGAAAAGAATGGTTCCGTCTGGGATCAGGCCAAGACAAAATCGTCCCAAAGCGATCAGAAAGAAAAGGACGATTCCGGACCGAAGCTTACGGGCATACCGATGGAAGGGCCGATTGACCCGACCCAGTATGTCGTCGGACCCTTTGACATCTTCGCGCTCACGTTTTGGGGCGTGCCTCCGATGGAATACACGATAGCGGTCACTCCGGAAGGTACGTTGCTGATCCCGACCGTCGGAGAGGTGCGGGTTGCTGACGCGACTCTGGCTGTGGCGAAGAAGCGGGTGGCCGAAGCGGTCGAAAAGAAGTACCTCCGCGGGGCAGTGTCGATGACACTCGTCAGGCCAAGATCACTCATTGTGACGCTGCGGGGTGCTGTGTCGCGGCCGGGGCAATACATCGCGAGTGCTATTGAACGAGTGGAGAAGATAATCCTGCAGGCTGCAAGCAACGTGAGTACGCCAAATACAACCTTCTCAATTCCAGCCCTCACGCCGAGCGGGCTGCCTGTGTTCCAGGATGACTACAGGGTTCCGAGAATCAGCGCGAAATCTGAACTCGACGAACAGACTTCCGTCCGCAATATTCGCCTGATTCGTCGCAGCGGGGACACGCTGCGCGTTGATATTCCAAAATACTACGCAACGCTCGACAATCGATACAACCCGTTCCTCGTTGATGGGGACCTGATCGTGGTGCCGAGCAAGACCCTTTCGACGAATTTTGTCAGCGTCCACGGCGCAGTGAATTCTCCCGGGCGATATGAGTTTGTTCAGGGGGACAGCCTCGTGGGCATCCTTCAAATTGCGCAGGGTACTCTTGAAACGGCTGATCGGCACTCAGTAACGATTTACCGGTCGGACAGAGTGACGGAGAAAGGCACGGAGCTCATCGTCGATCTCGATGCTGTGCTGAACAAGACCGCTCCTGACCTTGCGCTGCAGCGCGGCGACCGCGTACTCGTTCCGCATCAGGCAGATAGAAGAAGGGATTTCTACGTGACTGTTGCCGGAGAGGTGAATTCCCCCGGAGACTATCCGATCACGCGTCAGGGGACCAAACTGAGCCAGATTATCAAAGGGGCGGGTGGCTTGTCGAATCGTGCATTTCCCAGCGGATCAGTCCTGTGGCGCAAAGATGAAAAGTACACAATTCCCGATGTTGCCCAGCTCGAATATCTCACATTTCTCCGGGCACATCAATTCGACCTGGTTGACAGCACATATTTCTTCCTCGACCTTAAGGTTGGAAGGCAGCCGGTGGTCGTCAATTTCAAGCAGCTTCTGCTTGAAAACGATACTACCTGCGATGTCACACTGCGACACGGGGATTTCCTCTATATCGCGTCGAACGAGCGGTCCGTGTTGGTGCAAGGTCAGGTTTCCAATCCGGGCTACCTCGCGTTTGTTCCGGGGGCGGACTATAAATACTACATCAAGAAAGCTGGTGACTATCAGCAGTACGCTGATGAGGGAGAAGTGAGGATCATCAAAGAGGGGACGACGAGTTGGTTCAAGCCGGGTGATACAACGATCGAGCCGGGCGACCGCGTCTGGGTGCCGAAGGAAGTGAAAAGAAATTTCTGGGCGTATTTCGGCATCGTCAGAGATGTGGTCTCCGTCGTGATCTCGGTGGCGACGTTGATCTATATCAGCCGCAAGTAG
- the accD gene encoding acetyl-CoA carboxylase, carboxyltransferase subunit beta, which translates to MAWFRRSKENISSEGTKKDIPDGQWTKCDGCGEIIHKKQLEQNFFTCSKCSYHFRIGSKEYFEILLDQKSFKEMDAKMRSVDALNFVDTKRYVDRLKDSTRKSGLNDAVRTGTAQINGVPIVIACMDFSFIGGSMGSVVGEKIARAIDCAIKKRSALIIISSSGGARMMEAAYSLMQLAKTSAKLAQLSDAGVPYISVMTDPTTGGVTASYAMLGDIHIAEQGALIGFAGPRVIKQTIGRDLPKGFQRAEFLEERGFIDIVLHRKDMKETITKVLKLLQG; encoded by the coding sequence ATGGCGTGGTTCAGGCGTTCCAAAGAAAACATCTCATCTGAAGGCACGAAGAAAGACATCCCCGATGGCCAATGGACAAAGTGCGATGGCTGTGGTGAGATTATTCATAAGAAACAGCTTGAGCAAAACTTCTTCACGTGCTCCAAGTGCAGCTATCATTTCCGGATCGGCAGCAAGGAGTATTTCGAAATCCTGCTCGATCAGAAGTCCTTCAAGGAAATGGATGCCAAGATGCGCTCCGTCGACGCGCTGAACTTCGTTGATACGAAGCGCTACGTGGACCGCCTCAAGGACTCAACCCGAAAAAGCGGCCTGAATGATGCAGTGCGGACCGGAACGGCGCAGATCAACGGAGTGCCGATCGTCATCGCCTGCATGGATTTCTCGTTCATCGGCGGCAGTATGGGCTCGGTGGTGGGGGAGAAGATCGCGAGGGCGATTGACTGTGCTATCAAGAAGCGGAGTGCCCTGATCATCATCTCATCCAGCGGCGGCGCGAGAATGATGGAGGCTGCCTATTCGCTGATGCAGTTGGCGAAGACCAGCGCCAAACTCGCCCAGCTTTCGGATGCCGGGGTTCCGTACATTTCCGTCATGACTGACCCCACAACGGGGGGAGTGACCGCGAGCTACGCGATGCTCGGCGACATCCACATTGCCGAGCAGGGAGCCCTGATCGGTTTCGCAGGCCCCCGCGTGATCAAGCAGACGATTGGCCGCGATCTGCCAAAGGGATTCCAGCGCGCGGAGTTCCTCGAAGAAAGAGGATTCATCGATATCGTTCTGCATCGCAAGGATATGAAAGAGACGATCACGAAAGTGCTGAAACTGTTACAGGGCTGA
- the argS gene encoding arginine--tRNA ligase, translating to MKRYLSEKVTTALASLNYEGAAKLTFDKPRDEAHGDLTTNIAMLLAKSLGKNPRALAQEITGALKVEPEFVSKVEIAGPGFINFRFTEKFFNHQVGTLLSQGESFGRSNAGGNKKTQVEFVSANPTGPLSVGHGRQAAIGDTIANLLEWTGHDVIREYYYNNAGRQMRLLAESTFARYRQISDPAFPFPEDGYQGLYIIEIAKRLSEARGDELAGMEKEKAIEECKTYAEQVLFEAIKNVLGRMGIKFDVFFNEDSLYKSGKIQEVIEEFRRLELAYDSEGAVWLKATSLGLDQDRVIVKSTGEPTYRLPDIAYHREKFRRGFEFVVDVFGADHIATIPDVLAGVKALGYDPDKVKVVIHQFVTLWRDGQEVKMSKRTANMVTLDELIEEVGSDAVRYFFLMRGVSTHLAFDLNLALEQSDKNPVYYVQYAHARIASILRFAESEGLYSSVPGAGEPAVSFSLLVQPEEVALVKLLLEFPEIVESSCFGFEPQRLTTYLHDAATAFHKFYHEHRVVTPDRDLSVARLALCSATRTVLANGCKILGISAPDRM from the coding sequence ATGAAGCGTTACCTTTCCGAGAAAGTTACAACAGCGCTCGCATCTCTAAACTATGAAGGTGCGGCAAAGCTCACGTTTGATAAGCCGCGCGACGAAGCACACGGCGACCTGACGACGAATATCGCCATGCTTCTGGCGAAATCGCTCGGCAAAAATCCACGTGCCCTTGCGCAGGAAATCACAGGAGCGCTCAAGGTTGAACCCGAGTTTGTCTCGAAGGTGGAGATTGCCGGTCCCGGCTTCATCAACTTCCGGTTTACGGAGAAGTTCTTCAATCATCAGGTCGGTACGCTTCTCTCGCAGGGAGAGTCGTTTGGCAGGTCGAACGCCGGGGGAAACAAGAAGACCCAGGTGGAGTTTGTGAGCGCCAATCCGACGGGGCCGTTGAGCGTGGGGCATGGGCGTCAGGCAGCCATCGGCGATACCATCGCAAACCTGCTTGAGTGGACCGGACACGACGTAATACGCGAATACTATTATAACAACGCCGGCAGACAGATGCGTTTGCTGGCAGAATCGACATTTGCGCGGTATCGTCAGATTTCCGACCCGGCGTTTCCTTTCCCTGAAGACGGCTACCAGGGGCTGTATATCATCGAGATTGCGAAGCGTCTCAGCGAAGCGCGGGGGGATGAACTCGCTGGGATGGAAAAGGAAAAGGCGATTGAAGAGTGCAAGACATATGCCGAACAGGTTCTCTTCGAGGCAATCAAGAACGTGCTGGGACGGATGGGAATCAAATTTGACGTTTTCTTCAATGAGGATTCTCTCTACAAAAGCGGCAAGATCCAGGAAGTGATCGAGGAATTTCGGAGACTGGAGCTGGCATATGACAGCGAAGGGGCTGTGTGGCTGAAAGCGACGTCCCTCGGTCTCGACCAGGACCGCGTTATCGTGAAGAGCACAGGAGAGCCGACATACCGTCTGCCGGACATCGCCTACCACAGGGAGAAGTTCAGACGCGGATTCGAATTCGTCGTGGACGTTTTCGGTGCGGATCACATCGCAACAATCCCCGACGTTCTTGCCGGCGTCAAAGCGCTGGGATATGATCCCGATAAGGTGAAAGTGGTTATTCACCAGTTTGTGACTCTCTGGCGTGACGGCCAGGAAGTGAAGATGTCAAAGCGGACGGCGAACATGGTGACGCTGGACGAGCTCATCGAAGAAGTCGGGTCAGACGCCGTACGGTATTTCTTCCTCATGCGCGGAGTATCGACGCACCTTGCGTTCGATCTCAACCTCGCTCTGGAGCAATCAGACAAGAACCCGGTGTACTACGTGCAGTATGCTCATGCGCGCATCGCGAGCATTCTCCGGTTCGCTGAAAGCGAGGGGCTGTACTCATCCGTTCCCGGAGCAGGCGAGCCCGCCGTGAGCTTTTCACTCCTCGTGCAGCCCGAAGAGGTTGCACTCGTGAAGCTGTTGCTGGAATTCCCCGAGATCGTCGAGTCATCGTGCTTTGGTTTTGAGCCGCAACGGCTCACAACGTATCTCCATGATGCTGCGACGGCATTTCACAAGTTCTACCATGAACATCGGGTTGTCACGCCGGATCGTGATCTCTCAGTTGCGCGGCTTGCTCTCTGTTCAGCGACGAGAACTGTACTCGCAAATGGGTGCAAAATATTGGGTATTTCAGCGCCAGACCGGATGTAA
- the rfbB gene encoding dTDP-glucose 4,6-dehydratase, which yields MNLLVTGGAGFIGSNFIHYVLDSHPAYRVVNLDKLTYAGNLENLEDVVGNPRYTFVHGDICDDALVRSLFEKRTFDAVVHFAAESHVDRSIVGAAEFVRTNVMGTNVLLEMAKAYQLKQFVQISTDEVYGSLGKDGKFREDTPLHPNSPYAASKASADLLALAYQHTFGLPIVVTRCSNNYGPYQFPEKLIPLMIANAMNDKPLPVYGDGANVRDWIHVSDHCAAIDTVLHKGVPGEVYNIGGNSEEKNINVVKTILATLGKPESLITFVKDRPGHDQRYAIDAGKISRELGWEPRHTFEAGIAQTILWYRENVPWWQRILSGEYKEYYRKMYEGR from the coding sequence ATGAATCTTCTTGTCACCGGCGGCGCTGGTTTTATTGGCAGTAATTTCATCCATTACGTGCTCGATTCACATCCGGCATACCGCGTCGTCAACCTGGACAAACTGACATATGCCGGGAACCTGGAGAACCTGGAAGACGTGGTTGGGAATCCCCGATACACATTTGTCCATGGGGATATTTGTGACGACGCTCTGGTCCGATCGCTTTTCGAAAAGCGCACTTTCGACGCTGTCGTCCATTTCGCAGCCGAATCGCACGTCGACAGAAGCATTGTCGGTGCTGCGGAGTTCGTCCGCACGAATGTGATGGGGACAAATGTCTTGCTCGAGATGGCGAAAGCATACCAGTTGAAGCAATTCGTTCAGATCTCCACGGACGAGGTGTACGGCTCGCTTGGGAAAGACGGGAAATTCCGGGAAGACACTCCGCTTCACCCCAACAGTCCTTATGCCGCCAGCAAGGCATCGGCCGATTTGCTCGCGCTTGCGTATCAGCACACCTTCGGGCTCCCGATCGTGGTTACACGTTGCTCGAACAATTACGGCCCTTACCAGTTTCCCGAGAAACTGATCCCGCTGATGATAGCGAACGCAATGAACGACAAGCCGTTGCCGGTGTACGGTGATGGAGCGAATGTCCGTGACTGGATTCACGTTTCCGACCACTGCGCGGCGATTGACACAGTCCTGCACAAGGGGGTTCCCGGAGAGGTCTACAATATCGGCGGGAATTCCGAAGAGAAGAATATCAACGTGGTAAAGACGATTCTTGCCACGCTCGGGAAACCTGAATCACTCATCACTTTCGTGAAGGACCGTCCCGGGCACGACCAGCGGTATGCAATCGACGCCGGCAAAATCTCGCGGGAACTTGGATGGGAGCCCCGGCACACATTTGAGGCAGGCATCGCTCAGACGATTCTCTGGTACCGGGAAAACGTGCCGTGGTGGCAGCGGATTCTCAGCGGCGAATACAAAGAATACTACAGGAAGATGTACGAGGGAAGGTGA